A stretch of the Cellulomonas sp. WB94 genome encodes the following:
- a CDS encoding acetoin utilization protein AcuC: protein MAAVVQVVWAPELLGYDFGAGHPMAPLRLELTMELARVLGLLSGDDVRLVGARPASDALLQTVHEPAYVAAVHAASAHGTADPARGLGTDDDPVFRGMHEAAARIVTGSVDAALAVWRGDAEHAVNLTGGMHHAMPGAASGFCVYNDAAVAIRRLLDEGAQRVAYVDLDAHHGDGVQKVFWDDPRVLTVSVHESGHTLFPGTGHARETGGPAAPGTAVNVALPAHTRDAAWLRAIDAVVPAVVREFAPEVIVSQHGCDSHVEDPITNLGVSIDAERLGAMLMHDLAHEVAEGRWLALGGGGYAILDVVPRAWTHVIGIATHHPVDPATRVPEEWQEEVVRRYGRRGPEHMTDGESGAFRPWAAGYDPSDDVDRAIRATRAAVFPLLGLDPEND, encoded by the coding sequence ATGGCGGCGGTCGTGCAGGTCGTGTGGGCGCCCGAGCTGCTGGGGTACGACTTCGGCGCCGGCCACCCGATGGCACCCCTGCGCCTCGAGCTGACGATGGAGCTCGCGCGCGTCCTCGGCCTCCTGAGCGGCGACGACGTCCGACTCGTCGGCGCCAGGCCCGCGTCGGACGCGCTGCTCCAGACCGTCCATGAGCCGGCCTACGTCGCGGCCGTGCACGCGGCGTCCGCCCACGGCACGGCCGACCCGGCCCGCGGCCTCGGCACGGACGACGACCCCGTGTTCCGCGGCATGCACGAGGCGGCCGCCCGCATCGTCACCGGGAGCGTCGACGCCGCGCTCGCGGTGTGGCGGGGCGACGCGGAGCACGCGGTGAACCTCACGGGCGGCATGCACCACGCCATGCCCGGTGCGGCGTCGGGCTTCTGCGTCTACAACGACGCGGCGGTGGCGATCCGACGGCTGCTCGACGAGGGCGCGCAGCGGGTCGCGTACGTCGACCTCGACGCCCACCACGGTGACGGCGTCCAGAAGGTCTTCTGGGACGACCCGCGGGTGCTCACCGTGTCGGTGCACGAGAGCGGCCACACGCTGTTCCCGGGCACCGGGCACGCGCGCGAGACCGGGGGCCCTGCTGCGCCGGGTACAGCGGTGAACGTCGCGCTCCCGGCGCACACCCGCGACGCGGCCTGGCTGCGGGCGATCGACGCCGTCGTGCCGGCGGTCGTGCGGGAGTTCGCACCCGAGGTGATCGTGAGCCAGCACGGCTGCGACTCGCACGTCGAGGACCCCATCACGAACCTGGGCGTGAGCATCGATGCCGAGCGTCTCGGCGCGATGCTCATGCACGACCTGGCGCACGAGGTCGCGGAGGGTCGGTGGCTCGCGCTCGGCGGCGGTGGCTACGCGATCCTCGACGTGGTGCCCCGCGCGTGGACGCACGTGATCGGCATCGCGACGCACCACCCGGTCGACCCGGCCACGCGCGTCCCGGAGGAGTGGCAGGAGGAGGTCGTGCGCCGGTACGGGCGGCGTGGACCCGAGCACATGACCGACGGCGAGTCGGGCGCGTTCCGGCCCTGGGCGGCGGGCTACGACCCGTCCGACGACGTCGACCGGGCCATCCGGGCGACCCGAGCCGCGGTGTTCCCGCTGCTCGGGCTCGACCCCGAGAACGACTGA
- a CDS encoding LacI family DNA-binding transcriptional regulator, which translates to MHDVAALAGVSVKTVSNVVNGYQFIRPATRAKVETAIGELGYQVNITARNLRQGRTGMIGLAVPELSLPYFAELADSVIRAAETVGLTVLIEQTGAVRQRELEVLSGQRRHLTDGLIFSPLDLGEQDKASFDVDFPMVLLGERIFGGPADHVTMNNVDGSRAATQHLIDLGRRRIALVGTHPGETMGSAALRERGYRQALDAAGIEFDPALLGDAGLWHRSTGAAAMTRLLDSGVEIDAVFGLNDAMALGAMHVLHDRRIDVPGQVAVIGFDDIDEASYSSPPLTSVVPGREEIAETAVKLLVDQIAASGARRPPIEVVAQYTIAVRGSTAPQPR; encoded by the coding sequence ATGCACGACGTCGCTGCGCTGGCGGGCGTCTCCGTCAAGACCGTGTCGAACGTGGTCAACGGCTACCAGTTCATCCGGCCCGCGACGCGCGCCAAGGTCGAGACGGCGATCGGCGAGCTCGGGTACCAGGTCAACATCACGGCGCGGAACCTGCGCCAGGGCCGCACCGGCATGATCGGGCTGGCCGTCCCGGAGCTGAGCCTTCCGTACTTCGCCGAGCTCGCGGACTCCGTGATCCGCGCCGCGGAGACGGTCGGGCTGACCGTCCTCATCGAGCAGACGGGCGCGGTCCGGCAGCGCGAGCTCGAGGTCCTCTCCGGCCAGCGCCGCCACCTCACCGACGGCCTGATCTTCTCCCCGCTGGACCTCGGCGAGCAGGACAAGGCGTCGTTCGACGTCGACTTCCCCATGGTCCTGCTCGGCGAGCGCATCTTCGGCGGCCCCGCCGACCACGTGACGATGAACAACGTCGACGGGTCACGCGCCGCGACCCAGCACCTCATCGACCTGGGCAGACGACGCATCGCGCTGGTCGGGACCCACCCCGGCGAGACCATGGGCTCGGCCGCGCTGCGTGAGCGGGGCTACCGCCAGGCGCTCGACGCCGCCGGCATCGAGTTCGACCCGGCGCTCCTCGGCGATGCAGGTCTGTGGCACCGCTCGACCGGCGCGGCGGCGATGACCCGGCTGCTCGACTCGGGCGTCGAGATCGACGCCGTGTTCGGACTCAACGACGCGATGGCGCTCGGCGCGATGCACGTCCTGCACGACCGCCGCATCGACGTCCCCGGTCAGGTCGCCGTCATCGGGTTCGACGACATCGACGAGGCGAGCTACTCCTCTCCGCCGCTGACGTCGGTCGTCCCCGGTCGCGAGGAGATCGCGGAGACGGCCGTCAAGCTCCTCGTGGACCAGATCGCGGCGAGCGGTGCTCGTCGCCCCCCGATCGAGGTCGTCGCGCAGTACACGATCGCCGTCCGCGGCTCGACGGCGCCACAGCCCCGCTGA
- a CDS encoding extracellular solute-binding protein, protein MKRSLAVGTAAVGLLALALGACSSGGGGTTTTDGTSGAATAAAGDSGSCTNKIVNADAKQVTVWAWYPAFEQVVDLFNNSHKDIQICWSNAGQGNDEYTKFSTAVEAGSGAPDVVMLETEVLSSFTIRNALVDLSKYGAADVKKNYSDGVWKDVTSGDAVYAIPVDGGPMGMLYRKDLFDKAGITTPPTTWDEFAADAQKMRDSGSKAVFTDFPTNGRAYLQALFAQKGSTPYVYDAAKPTDISIKLDDQGSKDVMAYWQGLVDKGLVGTDDAFTTDYNTKLVDGSYAVYLAAAWGPGYLSGLSGTDPTAVWQAAPIPQWDASSPVQINWGGSTFAVTSQAKDPEAAATVAKEVFGTEEAWKVGIEKGALFPLWKPILESDYFTNLAYPFFGARRSTRTSSSRRRRATRASRGARSRTSPTTS, encoded by the coding sequence ATGAAGAGATCCCTAGCCGTCGGCACAGCCGCCGTCGGACTGCTGGCCCTGGCGCTCGGCGCGTGCTCGAGCGGTGGCGGCGGAACCACCACCACTGACGGGACGTCAGGTGCCGCGACCGCAGCCGCGGGCGACTCCGGCTCGTGCACGAACAAGATCGTCAACGCGGACGCCAAGCAGGTGACGGTCTGGGCCTGGTACCCGGCGTTCGAACAGGTCGTCGACCTGTTCAACAACTCGCACAAGGACATCCAGATCTGCTGGAGCAACGCGGGCCAGGGCAACGACGAGTACACGAAGTTCAGCACCGCGGTCGAGGCCGGGTCGGGCGCGCCTGACGTCGTCATGCTCGAGACCGAGGTCCTGTCGAGCTTCACGATCCGCAACGCGCTCGTCGACCTGTCGAAGTACGGCGCGGCCGACGTCAAGAAGAACTACTCCGACGGTGTCTGGAAGGACGTCACCAGCGGCGACGCGGTCTACGCGATCCCCGTCGACGGCGGCCCGATGGGCATGCTCTACCGCAAGGACCTCTTCGACAAGGCCGGCATCACGACGCCCCCGACGACGTGGGACGAGTTCGCCGCCGACGCGCAGAAGATGCGTGACTCCGGCTCCAAGGCGGTCTTCACCGACTTCCCGACGAACGGGCGCGCCTACCTGCAGGCGCTCTTCGCGCAGAAGGGCTCGACGCCGTACGTCTACGACGCCGCCAAGCCGACCGACATCTCGATCAAGCTGGACGACCAGGGCAGCAAGGACGTCATGGCGTACTGGCAGGGCCTCGTCGACAAGGGCCTCGTCGGCACCGACGACGCGTTCACGACGGACTACAACACGAAGCTGGTCGACGGCAGCTACGCCGTCTACCTCGCCGCCGCGTGGGGCCCCGGCTACCTGTCCGGGCTGTCGGGCACCGACCCCACAGCTGTCTGGCAGGCCGCGCCGATCCCGCAGTGGGACGCGTCCTCGCCGGTCCAGATCAACTGGGGCGGGTCGACCTTCGCGGTCACGTCGCAGGCGAAGGACCCGGAGGCCGCGGCCACGGTCGCGAAGGAGGTCTTCGGCACCGAGGAGGCGTGGAAGGTCGGCATCGAGAAGGGCGCTCTGTTCCCGCTGTGGAAGCCCATCCTCGAGTCGGACTACTTCACGAACCTCGCGTACCCGTTCTTCGGGGCCAGAAGATCAACCAGGACGTCTTCCTCAAGGCGTCGCAGGGCTACAAGGGCTTCACGTGGAGCCCGTTCCAGAACTTCGCCTACGACAAGCTGA
- a CDS encoding potassium transporter TrkG yields MARTLPTALWSGRELVDRIARQSPARLALGTFAGVVGIFTVLLSMPWATATGLRAPLVDALFTATSAVCVTGLVTVPTGTFWSPAGQAAILVAIKIGGLGVMTLASILGLAVSRRIGLTQRLLTASETKTTRLGEVGSLVRTVVITSTSLEIAIALLLVPRFRMLGQDWGQSAWHGAFYAVSAFNNAGFVPTAEGLAPYVSDWWVLLPIIVGVFIGSLGFPVILEVARHLRSPRRWNLHAKLTIVTSLGLVAAGSLLVAAFEWTNPRTFGGLDAPGTFLASLFAGVMPRSGGFSTVDVGQMHEGTWLLNDALMFVGGGSASTAGGIKVTTLAVMLLAILAEARGDRDVEAFGRRIPREALQVAIAVSLVSATIVLVACLLLLAITDLRLDTVLFEVISAFATCGLTTGITSRLPDAGKYVLTVLMFIGRVGTMTLAAALALRNRRRVIRFPEERPIIG; encoded by the coding sequence ATGGCTCGGACCCTGCCGACTGCGCTCTGGTCCGGGCGCGAGCTGGTCGACCGGATCGCACGCCAGTCCCCCGCCCGGCTCGCCCTCGGCACGTTCGCTGGCGTCGTCGGCATCTTCACCGTGCTCCTGTCGATGCCGTGGGCGACCGCGACGGGGCTGCGCGCGCCACTCGTCGACGCGCTGTTCACCGCGACATCGGCGGTCTGCGTGACGGGGCTCGTCACGGTCCCGACGGGGACGTTCTGGTCACCCGCGGGGCAGGCGGCGATCCTCGTCGCGATCAAGATCGGCGGCCTGGGCGTCATGACCCTCGCCTCGATCCTCGGGCTCGCGGTGTCCCGGCGCATCGGCCTCACGCAGCGGCTCCTGACGGCCTCGGAGACCAAGACCACCCGACTCGGTGAGGTCGGCTCTCTCGTGCGCACCGTCGTCATCACCTCGACGAGCCTCGAGATCGCCATCGCGCTGCTGCTCGTCCCGCGGTTCAGGATGCTCGGCCAGGACTGGGGCCAGTCCGCGTGGCACGGGGCCTTCTATGCGGTGTCCGCGTTCAACAACGCCGGCTTCGTCCCCACGGCCGAGGGTCTTGCTCCCTACGTGTCCGACTGGTGGGTCCTGCTGCCCATCATCGTGGGGGTCTTCATCGGGTCGCTCGGCTTCCCCGTGATCCTCGAGGTCGCCCGCCACCTGCGCAGCCCCCGCCGCTGGAACCTGCATGCGAAGCTGACGATCGTCACGAGCCTCGGCCTGGTCGCCGCCGGGTCGCTGCTGGTCGCCGCGTTCGAGTGGACCAACCCGCGGACCTTCGGAGGGCTCGACGCACCCGGGACCTTCCTGGCCTCGCTCTTCGCAGGGGTCATGCCGCGCTCGGGCGGCTTCTCCACCGTGGACGTCGGGCAGATGCACGAGGGGACGTGGCTCCTCAACGACGCCCTCATGTTCGTCGGTGGCGGCTCCGCGTCGACCGCGGGCGGCATCAAGGTCACGACCCTCGCCGTGATGCTCCTGGCGATCCTCGCCGAGGCGCGCGGCGACCGGGACGTCGAGGCGTTCGGACGACGCATCCCGCGCGAGGCCCTCCAGGTGGCGATCGCCGTCTCGCTGGTCAGTGCGACGATCGTGCTGGTCGCCTGCCTGCTCCTGCTCGCGATCACCGACCTCAGGCTCGACACGGTGCTGTTCGAGGTCATCTCCGCGTTCGCGACGTGCGGGCTGACCACCGGCATCACCAGTCGGCTGCCCGACGCCGGCAAGTACGTCCTGACCGTTCTCATGTTCATCGGCCGAGTCGGCACCATGACGCTCGCCGCAGCCCTCGCGCTGCGCAACCGTCGTCGGGTGATCCGGTTCCCGGAAGAGAGGCCCATCATTGGCTGA
- a CDS encoding TrkA family potassium uptake protein translates to MADTARGPEGTRTSKKDAGVLVIGLGRFGSAIAGTLDRLGQDVLAVEKSPELVAQWSGRIPLVEADCTNPEALEQLGARDFPVAVVGVGSYLEASVLITGNLVDLGTPQIWAKAVSAEHARILRRIGAHHIVLPEADAGARVAHLVSGKMLDYIEVEDGFTIVKMRPPRETQGFTIAQSKIRERYGVTVIGVKSPGLDFVYATPETRISANDLLIVSGHADLLERFSARP, encoded by the coding sequence TTGGCTGACACCGCGCGGGGACCCGAGGGCACCCGCACCTCCAAGAAGGACGCCGGCGTGCTCGTGATCGGGCTCGGCCGGTTCGGGTCGGCGATCGCCGGCACGCTCGACCGGCTCGGCCAGGACGTGCTGGCTGTCGAGAAGTCGCCCGAGCTCGTCGCGCAGTGGTCCGGACGGATCCCGCTCGTCGAGGCCGACTGCACCAACCCCGAGGCGCTCGAACAGCTCGGCGCGCGCGACTTCCCGGTCGCGGTCGTCGGGGTCGGGTCGTACCTCGAGGCGAGCGTGCTCATCACCGGCAACCTCGTCGACCTCGGCACGCCGCAGATCTGGGCCAAGGCGGTCAGCGCCGAGCACGCCCGGATCCTCCGGCGGATCGGAGCGCACCACATCGTGCTCCCCGAGGCCGATGCCGGCGCCCGCGTCGCGCACCTCGTGTCCGGCAAGATGCTCGACTACATCGAGGTCGAGGACGGCTTCACCATCGTCAAGATGCGCCCGCCGCGCGAGACGCAGGGGTTCACGATCGCCCAGTCGAAGATCCGGGAGCGGTACGGCGTCACCGTGATCGGCGTGAAGAGCCCCGGCCTCGACTTCGTCTACGCCACCCCGGAGACGCGCATCTCCGCGAACGACCTGCTCATCGTGTCGGGGCACGCCGACCTGCTCGAACGGTTCTCGGCGCGGCCTTAG
- a CDS encoding LacI family DNA-binding transcriptional regulator: protein MSDAQQHRPVMADVARVAGVSLPTVSRVLTGAVSVSPDKRARVLAAIEQLGYRPNAAARALVSGRRSLIAVLAGNTSLYGYARTISGIAGAARQAGYTVVIMVVESADPAVVDEALDLVLGQPVAGVIVLEFNDVGRAVVERLPQGIPVVSAGGRVRRDGQVRSVLIDEYAGGRAVTEYLLGLGHATVHHVAIPVLGGAPGRTEGWRDALAAAGAPVPEILRATWEPASGYRLGLELLGRLDVTAVFCGNDDLAIGVLRAFVENGVAVPQDVSVVGFDDQPFGAFWSPPLTTASQDFDDLGARAFASLQHDLDPAAAEDASSAVVATPTLVVRESAGPVGRGAAGRGS, encoded by the coding sequence GTGAGCGACGCGCAGCAGCACCGGCCCGTGATGGCCGACGTCGCGCGCGTCGCCGGGGTGTCGTTGCCGACCGTGTCGCGCGTCCTGACCGGCGCGGTCTCGGTCAGCCCGGACAAGCGGGCCCGGGTCCTGGCGGCGATCGAGCAGCTCGGCTACCGCCCGAACGCCGCGGCGCGCGCACTGGTGTCCGGTCGGCGCTCGCTCATCGCGGTGCTCGCGGGGAACACGTCGCTGTACGGCTATGCCCGGACGATCAGCGGCATCGCGGGGGCCGCGCGCCAGGCGGGCTACACGGTGGTGATCATGGTCGTCGAGTCGGCCGACCCGGCCGTGGTCGACGAGGCGCTGGACCTCGTCCTCGGCCAGCCTGTCGCGGGTGTCATCGTCCTCGAGTTCAACGACGTCGGGCGGGCGGTCGTCGAGCGGCTCCCGCAGGGGATCCCGGTCGTGTCGGCGGGGGGCAGGGTGCGTCGCGACGGACAGGTCAGGTCGGTCCTGATCGACGAGTACGCAGGTGGACGCGCCGTGACCGAGTACCTGCTCGGGCTCGGGCACGCCACCGTGCACCACGTGGCCATCCCGGTGCTCGGCGGAGCGCCCGGGCGGACGGAGGGCTGGCGCGACGCCCTGGCGGCGGCCGGGGCGCCCGTGCCGGAGATCCTGCGGGCGACGTGGGAGCCGGCGAGCGGGTACCGGCTCGGCCTCGAGCTGCTCGGGCGTCTCGACGTGACCGCGGTGTTCTGCGGCAACGACGACCTGGCGATCGGCGTCCTGCGCGCGTTCGTCGAGAACGGCGTCGCTGTCCCGCAGGACGTGTCGGTCGTGGGGTTCGACGACCAGCCGTTCGGTGCGTTCTGGTCCCCGCCGCTCACGACGGCGTCGCAGGACTTCGACGACCTGGGAGCGCGCGCGTTCGCGAGCCTGCAGCACGACCTCGACCCGGCCGCCGCGGAGGACGCGTCGTCGGCTGTGGTCGCGACACCCACGTTGGTCGTCCGCGAGTCGGCGGGACCCGTGGGGCGAGGCGCCGCCGGACGGGGCTCCTAA
- a CDS encoding alpha-N-arabinofuranosidase, with product MLPVSLTLDPAFRVGPVRRRTFGSFVEHLGRCVYTGIHDPGHPTADEDGFRGDVIDLTRELGISTVRYPGGNFVSGYRWEDGVGPRADRPTRLDLAWHSSDPNLVGVDEFMRWSAKAGTEPMMAVNLGTRGVQEALDLLEYCNVRGGTRLSDLRRANGAVEPHDVRMWCLGNEMDGPWQIGHKTAHEYGRLAAETARAMRMIDPDLELVACGSSGRHMPTFGEWERIVLGEAYEHVDYISAHAYYWEEDGDLGSFLASAVDMDQFVESVTATADAVRSAKRASKRIHISFDEWNVWYQQRAESKPPTGHDWPVAPVLLEDRYNVADAVVVGNLLISLLRHTDRVHSASLAQLVNVIAPIMTEPGGRSWRQTTFHPFAQASEHAVGDVLQVAIDAPTYETAKFGAVPVVDAVATWDAETGAVALFAVNRSLTETVELSVDVRSLPGLARVVAATSLANPDHTWAATVDDATSVLPRHNSTAALVDGRLTVQVPPVSWNVVRLGS from the coding sequence ATGCTGCCCGTCTCGCTCACCCTCGACCCCGCGTTCCGCGTAGGGCCGGTCAGGCGCCGCACGTTCGGATCGTTCGTCGAGCACCTGGGTCGGTGCGTCTACACCGGCATCCACGACCCCGGTCACCCGACCGCCGACGAGGACGGGTTCCGCGGTGACGTCATCGACCTCACGCGTGAGCTCGGTATCTCCACCGTGCGCTACCCCGGTGGCAACTTCGTCTCCGGGTACCGGTGGGAGGACGGCGTCGGGCCGCGGGCGGACCGGCCGACGCGGCTCGACCTCGCGTGGCACTCGTCCGACCCGAACCTCGTCGGCGTCGACGAGTTCATGCGCTGGTCGGCCAAGGCCGGCACCGAGCCGATGATGGCCGTCAACCTCGGGACGCGCGGCGTCCAGGAGGCCCTCGACCTGCTCGAGTACTGCAACGTGCGCGGCGGCACCCGGCTGTCCGACCTGCGACGCGCCAACGGCGCCGTCGAACCGCACGACGTCCGGATGTGGTGCCTCGGGAACGAGATGGACGGGCCGTGGCAGATCGGGCACAAGACCGCCCACGAGTACGGGCGCCTCGCGGCCGAGACGGCGCGCGCGATGCGGATGATCGACCCGGACCTCGAGCTGGTCGCGTGCGGCTCGTCGGGTCGGCACATGCCGACCTTCGGCGAGTGGGAGCGCATCGTGCTCGGCGAGGCGTACGAGCACGTCGACTACATCTCGGCCCACGCGTACTACTGGGAGGAGGACGGCGACCTCGGCTCGTTCCTCGCGTCGGCGGTCGACATGGACCAGTTCGTCGAGTCGGTCACCGCGACCGCAGACGCGGTGCGGTCGGCCAAGCGAGCCTCCAAGCGCATCCACATCTCGTTCGACGAGTGGAACGTCTGGTACCAGCAGCGGGCCGAGTCGAAGCCCCCGACCGGCCACGACTGGCCCGTCGCGCCCGTCCTGCTCGAGGACCGGTACAACGTCGCCGACGCCGTCGTCGTCGGCAACCTGCTCATCTCGTTGCTGCGCCACACGGACCGTGTGCACTCGGCGAGCCTCGCGCAGCTCGTCAACGTCATTGCGCCGATCATGACCGAGCCTGGCGGGCGGTCCTGGCGGCAGACGACGTTCCACCCGTTCGCGCAGGCCTCGGAGCACGCCGTCGGGGACGTCCTCCAGGTCGCGATCGACGCGCCGACGTACGAGACCGCCAAGTTCGGCGCGGTCCCCGTCGTCGACGCGGTCGCGACGTGGGACGCCGAGACGGGGGCCGTCGCGCTGTTCGCGGTCAACCGCTCCCTCACCGAGACGGTCGAGCTCAGCGTCGACGTGCGGTCGCTGCCCGGTCTCGCCCGGGTCGTGGCGGCCACGTCGCTCGCGAACCCCGACCACACGTGGGCCGCGACGGTCGACGACGCGACCTCGGTGCTCCCGCGGCACAACTCCACCGCCGCGCTCGTCGACGGCCGGCTGACGGTCCAGGTGCCGCCGGTGTCGTGGAACGTCGTCCGGCTGGGCAGCTGA
- a CDS encoding sugar ABC transporter permease → MTNPTATGAHAALPTDQRMPRTPIVLNPRAGHDRRRQRFGWAFVAPFAVVFAVFLVAPLGYAFWLSLQTKTLAAGTHFSGLGNYTKAFTDPLFLQGVWLVARFALILIPLQMLVSLVAALVLDNLTTRLSRFARLAIFVPYAVPVVIGALMWGFLYSPRFGPLKSLFGLFGADAPFLLSPQNVFGGLINVVTWQWAGYYMIIIYSALRGIDPSIYEAARIDGAKGWQIATRIKVPMISSALILILVFALIGTLQFFTEPQVLRPVAAGSINSSYTPNMYAFTLAFSYSQFNYASAISFALGAVVFIGSYSFLFLTRKKNGLV, encoded by the coding sequence ATGACCAACCCCACAGCGACCGGCGCGCACGCCGCGCTGCCGACCGACCAGCGGATGCCTCGCACCCCGATCGTGCTCAATCCTCGAGCCGGGCACGACCGGCGTCGCCAGCGGTTCGGCTGGGCCTTCGTCGCACCGTTCGCGGTCGTCTTCGCGGTGTTCCTGGTCGCCCCGCTCGGCTATGCCTTCTGGCTGAGCCTGCAGACGAAGACGCTGGCTGCCGGCACGCACTTCTCGGGCCTGGGCAACTACACGAAGGCCTTCACCGACCCGCTGTTCCTCCAGGGCGTCTGGCTGGTGGCACGCTTCGCGCTCATCCTCATCCCGCTGCAGATGCTCGTGTCGCTCGTCGCGGCGCTCGTCCTCGACAACCTCACGACGCGGCTGTCGCGGTTCGCCCGGCTCGCGATCTTCGTGCCGTACGCGGTGCCGGTCGTCATCGGCGCCCTCATGTGGGGCTTCCTCTACAGCCCGCGCTTCGGGCCGCTCAAGTCCCTGTTCGGGTTGTTCGGCGCTGACGCGCCCTTCCTGCTCAGCCCGCAGAACGTCTTCGGCGGGCTCATCAACGTCGTGACCTGGCAGTGGGCCGGGTACTACATGATCATCATCTACTCGGCCCTGCGCGGGATCGACCCCTCGATCTACGAGGCGGCCCGCATCGACGGCGCCAAGGGCTGGCAGATCGCCACGCGCATCAAGGTCCCGATGATCTCCTCGGCGCTCATCCTGATCCTCGTGTTCGCGCTCATCGGCACGCTGCAGTTCTTCACCGAGCCGCAGGTCCTGCGGCCTGTGGCGGCCGGGTCGATCAACTCGTCGTACACGCCCAACATGTACGCGTTCACGCTCGCGTTCTCGTACTCGCAGTTCAACTACGCGTCGGCGATCTCGTTCGCGCTCGGCGCCGTGGTGTTCATCGGGTCGTACTCGTTCCTGTTCCTGACCCGCAAGAAGAACGGACTCGTCTGA
- a CDS encoding carbohydrate ABC transporter permease, producing MAALLVDETTHEAPRKNGRRGSTRRRQPWSHVLLIILAAYFLVPLWWLIVASTKDINGLFTGAHGPMWFDDTFSFIANIKQLFTQNGGLYWRWLGNSFLYAFTGGIGATILAVLAGYGFAKYKFRGRNFFFAMLLGSVMVPLTALVIPTFVLLAHFHLTNTIWAVILPSLLNPFGVYLMRVYTQDAVPDEMLDAARVDGAGEVRTFFSVALPLLKPALVTVLLLSVVGTWNNYFLPLAVLSDTKLLPVTVGLGAWQAQSTSGAAGTQLWNLVVTGSLISIIPLIVSFLALQKYWQSGLSLGSIK from the coding sequence ATGGCCGCCCTTCTCGTCGACGAGACCACGCACGAGGCGCCCCGCAAGAACGGTCGCCGGGGGTCCACACGGCGTCGCCAGCCGTGGTCGCACGTGCTGCTGATCATCCTTGCCGCGTACTTCCTGGTGCCGCTGTGGTGGCTGATCGTCGCCAGCACGAAGGACATCAACGGGCTGTTCACCGGAGCGCACGGCCCGATGTGGTTCGACGACACGTTCAGCTTCATCGCGAACATCAAGCAGCTCTTCACGCAGAACGGCGGCCTGTACTGGCGCTGGCTCGGCAACTCGTTCCTCTACGCCTTCACCGGCGGCATCGGCGCGACGATCCTCGCGGTCCTGGCGGGCTACGGGTTCGCCAAGTACAAGTTCCGCGGGCGCAACTTCTTCTTCGCGATGCTGCTCGGCTCGGTGATGGTGCCGCTGACCGCCCTGGTGATCCCCACGTTCGTCCTGCTGGCGCACTTCCACCTGACGAACACGATCTGGGCCGTCATCCTGCCGTCGCTGCTCAACCCGTTCGGGGTCTACCTGATGCGGGTGTACACGCAGGACGCGGTCCCGGACGAGATGCTCGACGCCGCACGCGTCGACGGTGCGGGCGAGGTGCGCACGTTCTTCTCCGTGGCGCTCCCTCTGCTCAAGCCGGCACTCGTCACCGTGCTGCTCCTGTCGGTCGTCGGCACGTGGAACAACTACTTCCTGCCGCTCGCGGTGCTCTCCGACACCAAGCTGCTGCCGGTCACGGTCGGCCTCGGTGCCTGGCAGGCGCAGTCGACGTCCGGTGCTGCCGGCACCCAGCTGTGGAACCTTGTGGTCACCGGGTCGCTCATCTCGATCATCCCGTTGATCGTCTCGTTCCTCGCGCTGCAGAAGTACTGGCAGAGCGGGCTCTCGCTCGGCAGCATCAAGTAG
- a CDS encoding AURKAIP1/COX24 domain-containing protein has translation MGSVIKKRRKRMAKKKHRKLLRKTRHQRRNKK, from the coding sequence ATGGGCTCCGTCATCAAGAAGCGTCGCAAGCGGATGGCAAAGAAGAAGCATCGCAAGCTGCTTCGCAAGACGCGCCACCAGCGTCGCAACAAGAAGTGA
- a CDS encoding helix-turn-helix domain-containing protein has product MSSEQPPRVEQPPRVRFLTVAEVADVMRVSKMTVYRLLHSGEMPAVRVGRSFRVPQDALDHYLATAVIDTERMTS; this is encoded by the coding sequence ATGTCGAGCGAGCAACCCCCGCGCGTCGAGCAACCACCGCGCGTGCGGTTCCTGACCGTCGCCGAGGTCGCCGACGTCATGCGTGTGTCGAAGATGACCGTCTACCGCCTGCTCCACTCAGGTGAGATGCCCGCGGTGCGGGTCGGCCGGTCCTTCCGGGTGCCGCAGGACGCGCTCGACCACTACCTGGCGACCGCGGTCATCGACACCGAGCGCATGACGTCCTGA